In Arthrobacter sp. B3I4, the following proteins share a genomic window:
- a CDS encoding MBL fold metallo-hydrolase: MTKPVAVHPLVSPWGRFGLYSFFIDAPEPAIVDTGIASSPAEGMAPALAAIGRRIEDVRWILLTHGHIDHIGGAYALWELTGRRARVVIHEADAPLLRSRRAHVDEYLAGRGQYLHDPDGEAKLTAATNAVISGELEPDLLMRGGETISLGGDVTISVHSIPGHTPGSVAYVLDGQNDVFVGDTVQVHGAANGFPGFVDPAGYRSSLQYLSEEIRPRHLYLGHPYRRADGTPYGVELDAGQAREALQGSLAIEARVREAACSCLADGLQETNSPYSPFALAAAELGYESDPTLEPSPFFTTLHGYRTASDQTKENEEINTHG, from the coding sequence ATGACCAAACCGGTCGCCGTCCACCCCCTGGTCTCGCCCTGGGGGCGGTTCGGTCTCTACAGCTTCTTCATCGACGCCCCCGAACCCGCGATCGTCGATACGGGCATCGCGTCCTCCCCCGCCGAAGGCATGGCCCCAGCCCTGGCGGCAATTGGCCGACGGATCGAGGACGTCCGCTGGATCCTGCTGACCCACGGACACATCGACCACATCGGCGGCGCATATGCGCTGTGGGAGCTAACCGGACGCCGCGCACGGGTGGTCATCCACGAGGCCGACGCCCCGCTGCTACGCTCCCGCCGCGCCCACGTGGACGAATACCTCGCCGGACGGGGACAGTACCTGCACGACCCCGACGGCGAAGCGAAGCTGACAGCCGCCACGAACGCCGTAATTTCGGGCGAGCTGGAGCCGGACCTGTTGATGCGCGGCGGGGAGACCATTTCCCTTGGCGGCGACGTCACCATCTCGGTCCACTCGATCCCGGGACACACCCCCGGATCCGTGGCATACGTCCTCGACGGGCAAAACGACGTCTTCGTCGGCGACACCGTCCAGGTCCACGGTGCCGCTAACGGATTCCCCGGCTTCGTGGACCCGGCCGGCTACCGCTCCAGCCTGCAGTACCTCAGCGAGGAAATACGGCCGCGGCACCTCTATTTGGGCCACCCGTACCGACGTGCGGACGGCACACCATACGGTGTGGAGCTCGACGCAGGGCAGGCCCGCGAAGCGCTGCAGGGCAGCCTGGCGATCGAGGCCCGGGTCCGCGAGGCGGCCTGCAGCTGCCTGGCCGACGGGCTTCAGGAGACGAATTCGCCGTACTCCCCGTTCGCCCTTGCGGCAGCGGAGCTCGGCTACGAGTCAGACCCCACCCTGGAGCCGTCCCCCTTTTTCACAACGCTCCACGGCTACCGCACGGCATCGGACCAGACGAAAGAAAATGAGGAGATCAACACTCATGGATGA
- a CDS encoding phosphotriesterase has protein sequence MSKVNTVLGTIPAEELEIVAVHEHIGYGMPGSELDTKWWKSPEQAYEETVPKLRKFREYGGGTFVDATGICNGRDVDYYKSLSQKTGVHIVACTGFVGGDTALPHFSRATVDYLAKVFIHEITVGIGNTGAKAGVIKVGVSRGGRMTDLDKRIYRAAARAAVVTGAPILTHLAIDPEPAVTIFKEEGLSLDRVLFGHADDGLNAPITPHDWIYEQGGRIGFDTFGYDLELPDPPFWGRKRAERMQHFVNLVNKGYADKLLVSADANCSPLGWPGVKGHTINYIFEDMIPDMRAAGIDDATLKLLLEDNPSDFLSLHT, from the coding sequence ATGAGCAAGGTCAATACAGTGCTGGGAACCATCCCGGCCGAAGAACTGGAAATCGTGGCCGTCCACGAACACATCGGCTACGGCATGCCGGGATCCGAACTGGACACCAAGTGGTGGAAGTCCCCGGAGCAGGCCTATGAAGAGACCGTGCCGAAGCTGCGGAAGTTCCGCGAATACGGCGGCGGCACCTTCGTGGACGCCACGGGCATCTGCAACGGCCGCGACGTCGACTACTACAAGTCCCTGTCGCAGAAGACGGGTGTTCACATCGTGGCGTGCACCGGCTTCGTCGGCGGCGACACCGCCCTGCCGCACTTCTCCCGGGCCACCGTGGACTACCTAGCGAAGGTGTTCATCCACGAGATCACCGTCGGCATCGGCAACACCGGCGCCAAGGCCGGCGTCATCAAGGTCGGCGTCAGCCGCGGCGGCCGGATGACGGACCTGGACAAGCGCATTTACCGGGCCGCGGCGCGCGCCGCCGTCGTGACCGGCGCTCCAATCCTGACCCACCTGGCCATCGACCCCGAACCGGCCGTGACCATCTTCAAGGAAGAGGGCCTGTCGCTGGACCGGGTGCTGTTCGGCCACGCCGACGACGGCCTGAACGCGCCGATCACTCCCCACGACTGGATTTACGAACAGGGCGGCCGGATCGGCTTCGACACGTTCGGGTACGACCTGGAACTTCCGGACCCGCCTTTTTGGGGCCGCAAGCGGGCCGAACGCATGCAGCACTTCGTCAACCTGGTCAACAAGGGCTACGCAGACAAGCTCCTCGTCTCGGCAGACGCCAACTGCAGCCCGCTGGGCTGGCCCGGCGTCAAAGGCCACACGATCAACTACATCTTCGAGGACATGATCCCCGACATGCGGGCGGCCGGCATCGACGACGCCACCCTCAAGCTGCTGCTTGAGGACAACCCGTCCGACTTCCTGTCACTGCACACCTGA
- a CDS encoding MFS transporter yields MSQTPSVSSRGSVRATFVAAYSAVALAQITNALPGALNGTFAVEFHTSGAGLTWIAGMFMMGIVVFELSWGLLGDMLGRKKLLYAGAVVSVVGSVLAALASSTEMMIAAQAVGGIGAGILFPISLSMIAAITPDHRARAKVIATWAGFLSLGAVISPTLAGLTAAAFTVPGAGPGAPNAFSGWRVAYYVAAAIAVAVLIVAVRAKDSAAAEGRKMDLPGQVTLALGLIAVLFATVQAVDAGFGSAEVIASYVVGGLLLAAFVVIEMRTPQPLIHLSLFRNSAYSITGIVAVTGMFAFLAVCFSTSVAVGGLALAEAWKVGVLFVFIQGPAFAFIPVVGWLIHHVAPRWVLTAGFGFMAVSAFWLSTFALGAPEAFGGTPWTAFITPLLLLGIGFALTVGSITAVAINTVPPHHIGMASATTNLLRDLGFALGPVIGSAIAFGVGASVFAGPLAGILGGAGLPAEAVTGLSNVPPLGFLSGWDGVIAQFSGQAAAGGAPAQAVDGMVQALGTAKQQIQGAAGVSLGQGFQTVYLAAGIAATFSALLTLFISARSSAPTPDAIAETTEANAEAAV; encoded by the coding sequence ATGAGTCAGACCCCCTCCGTCTCGAGCCGCGGCTCGGTGCGGGCCACGTTCGTCGCCGCTTACAGCGCGGTCGCGTTGGCCCAGATCACCAACGCCCTGCCGGGCGCCCTCAACGGCACCTTCGCCGTCGAATTCCACACCTCCGGCGCCGGGCTGACCTGGATTGCAGGCATGTTCATGATGGGCATCGTGGTGTTTGAGCTCAGCTGGGGACTTCTGGGCGACATGCTCGGGCGCAAGAAGCTGCTGTACGCAGGCGCCGTGGTCAGCGTCGTCGGCTCCGTCCTGGCGGCACTGGCGTCCAGCACCGAAATGATGATCGCGGCGCAGGCGGTTGGCGGCATCGGGGCCGGCATTCTGTTCCCGATTTCGCTGTCCATGATCGCGGCGATCACCCCGGACCACCGCGCCCGGGCGAAAGTGATCGCAACGTGGGCCGGGTTCCTCTCGCTGGGTGCGGTCATCTCGCCCACCCTGGCAGGCCTGACGGCCGCGGCCTTCACCGTTCCGGGCGCCGGGCCAGGCGCGCCTAACGCTTTCAGTGGTTGGCGCGTCGCCTATTACGTCGCAGCCGCGATCGCCGTCGCCGTCCTCATCGTTGCGGTCCGTGCGAAGGATTCGGCAGCCGCCGAGGGACGCAAGATGGACCTGCCCGGCCAGGTGACGCTTGCGCTGGGCCTGATCGCTGTCCTTTTCGCCACCGTGCAGGCGGTCGACGCCGGTTTCGGCAGCGCCGAGGTGATCGCCAGCTATGTCGTCGGCGGCCTTCTACTGGCGGCCTTCGTCGTCATCGAGATGCGTACCCCGCAGCCGCTGATCCACCTGTCGCTGTTCCGTAACAGCGCCTACTCCATCACCGGCATCGTTGCGGTCACCGGTATGTTCGCTTTCCTTGCGGTCTGCTTCAGCACCAGCGTCGCGGTCGGCGGGCTCGCCCTCGCCGAAGCCTGGAAGGTCGGCGTGCTGTTTGTCTTCATCCAGGGCCCGGCCTTCGCGTTCATCCCGGTGGTGGGCTGGCTGATCCACCATGTCGCCCCGCGCTGGGTGCTGACCGCCGGCTTCGGTTTCATGGCCGTCTCCGCCTTCTGGCTCTCGACGTTCGCCCTGGGTGCCCCCGAGGCCTTCGGCGGAACTCCGTGGACGGCGTTCATTACCCCGCTCCTGCTGTTGGGCATCGGGTTCGCGCTCACGGTCGGATCCATCACCGCCGTTGCCATCAATACCGTCCCGCCGCACCACATCGGCATGGCGTCCGCCACGACCAACCTCCTGCGCGACCTCGGTTTCGCACTGGGACCGGTGATCGGCTCAGCCATCGCGTTCGGGGTCGGCGCCAGCGTCTTCGCCGGTCCCCTCGCTGGGATCCTCGGCGGGGCAGGGTTGCCCGCCGAGGCTGTCACCGGGTTGTCGAACGTCCCCCCGCTAGGCTTCCTTTCCGGCTGGGACGGCGTGATCGCGCAGTTCTCCGGCCAGGCTGCCGCAGGCGGCGCACCCGCCCAGGCTGTCGATGGCATGGTCCAGGCCCTCGGTACTGCGAAGCAGCAGATCCAGGGCGCCGCGGGTGTCTCCCTGGGCCAGGGCTTCCAGACTGTTTACCTTGCCGCGGGCATCGCGGCGACCTTTTCCGCCTTGCTCACCCTCTTCATTTCCGCCCGGTCCTCGGCGCCGACGCCCGACGCGATCGCTGAAACCACCGAAGCCAACGCCGAGGCCGCCGTCTGA
- a CDS encoding alpha/beta hydrolase fold domain-containing protein, which produces MTVRAATSQQPSPAKPTTTDSTPSPTRSCSTRPWTWTSTSTATPHCGRTPRATGWKRLACCRSTPLYLDSGADPADPQVSPIKRQDVSGLPPALIVTAEHDPLRDEGELYARRLNDAGVEALVRRYAGANHGFVQNFSWIPEFYDVFEEAAGFLGRDAASRGAASGGSAQ; this is translated from the coding sequence GTGACAGTTCGGGCGGCAACTTCGCAGCAGCCGTCGCCGGCAAAGCCCACGACGACGGATTCGACGCCATCACCCACCAGATCCTGTTCTACCCGTCCCTGGACCTGGACTTCGACGTCGACCGCTACGCCTCACTGCGGGAGAACGCCGAGGGCTACGGGCTGGAAACGGCTGGCCTGCTGCCGTTCAACTCCTCTCTACCTGGACAGCGGCGCGGATCCCGCCGATCCGCAGGTCTCCCCCATCAAGCGCCAGGACGTTTCCGGCCTGCCGCCGGCCCTGATCGTGACCGCCGAGCACGATCCACTGCGTGACGAAGGCGAGCTGTACGCCCGGCGGCTCAACGACGCCGGCGTGGAAGCGCTGGTGCGCCGGTACGCAGGCGCCAACCACGGCTTCGTCCAGAACTTCTCCTGGATCCCGGAGTTCTACGATGTGTTCGAAGAGGCGGCCGGGTTCCTGGGCAGGGACGCAGCCAGCAGGGGCGCAGCCAGCGGGGGCTCAGCACAATGA
- a CDS encoding phosphotriesterase, whose protein sequence is MSYPTPSGSGKAIDANVEQTVNTVLGPVPASELGVVAVHEALLSVLPGAQYAPDISMDRADIFEALARKLTDFRNHGGGTIVDSTGMFHGRDLKLYEALSRSTGVHIIASTGLGPEEELGGYFLTPQTNPPTPWPAERFSELFGTEVSEGMVVPRVERRAAAGMVATIADRAGMTPTEESLFRGSARAAKNTGVAVSIRFGADALHDLDIVLDEQLGADRVLVGDLDRSDAKGAALEVAARGAFVGIDHVGLNESADYLIDHERADLVLELVKAGHADRIILSGNSIGVAKGLPEYNLPYSHVLATFVPLLKTRGLSDDDARRILVDNPRQLLTVC, encoded by the coding sequence GTGAGTTACCCCACACCCTCCGGCTCCGGCAAGGCGATTGATGCCAACGTCGAGCAAACCGTCAACACGGTCCTGGGTCCCGTCCCCGCTTCGGAATTGGGCGTTGTTGCGGTCCATGAGGCGCTGCTGTCCGTACTTCCCGGCGCCCAGTACGCCCCGGACATCTCCATGGACCGGGCAGATATCTTCGAGGCCCTGGCTCGCAAGCTCACCGACTTCCGCAACCACGGCGGCGGCACCATCGTCGACAGCACCGGCATGTTCCACGGCCGCGATCTCAAGCTCTACGAGGCGCTGTCCCGCTCTACCGGCGTCCACATCATCGCCTCCACCGGACTAGGCCCCGAGGAAGAACTCGGCGGATATTTCCTGACCCCGCAGACCAACCCGCCCACCCCGTGGCCAGCCGAAAGGTTCAGCGAACTCTTCGGCACAGAGGTCAGCGAGGGGATGGTGGTCCCCCGCGTGGAGCGCCGCGCCGCTGCCGGCATGGTCGCCACCATCGCGGACCGCGCCGGCATGACTCCGACCGAGGAGAGCCTCTTCCGCGGCTCCGCCCGCGCCGCGAAGAACACCGGCGTCGCGGTCTCCATCCGCTTCGGCGCCGATGCCCTGCACGACCTGGACATCGTTCTGGATGAGCAGCTCGGGGCTGACCGGGTCCTCGTCGGCGACCTGGACCGCAGTGACGCCAAAGGCGCCGCGCTCGAGGTGGCCGCCCGGGGAGCCTTCGTCGGCATCGACCATGTCGGCCTGAACGAGAGTGCGGATTACCTCATCGACCACGAGCGCGCCGACCTGGTGCTTGAACTCGTCAAGGCCGGCCATGCCGACCGGATCATCCTTTCGGGCAACTCGATCGGCGTGGCCAAGGGCCTGCCGGAGTACAACCTGCCCTACAGCCACGTCCTGGCCACGTTCGTGCCGCTCCTCAAGACCCGTGGCCTAAGCGACGACGACGCCCGGCGGATCCTTGTGGACAACCCGCGCCAGCTGCTGACCGTGTGCTAA
- a CDS encoding NAD(P)/FAD-dependent oxidoreductase translates to MKAEELKNLKIAIVGAGYGGAAAAKALSLLGADVTVYEQAPAMGEVGAGIGLRPATMARFRQWGIFDAVAKVSSPSDYFEILTATGDPIMKDSWPEFGEEKHTYLIHRRDFIEALLGVLPEGMVQLGHRLETIQDKGGRSVLTFANGETVEADLVIGADGIKSTVREQLFSDKGPVFSGEHAYRVVISADDAHGMVVDDNLRMYIGKGTKVYLLPLRHRNQMSFDITALNPDGTWAPVITKEELLKTVDGFDERIVAIARDLDMDTVNIRAVYDIDPVDTWHTDSVVLMGDAAHSMLHHQGQGANSAIEDAGALAEALAQAVSVKEALALFQATRKPVTDELQRISRQGWSEEEVNDVFPGQKPASQQPVQVEA, encoded by the coding sequence ATGAAGGCTGAAGAGCTCAAGAACCTCAAGATTGCCATCGTCGGCGCAGGCTACGGCGGCGCTGCGGCGGCCAAGGCCCTGAGCCTGCTCGGCGCGGACGTCACGGTCTACGAGCAGGCTCCCGCGATGGGGGAAGTGGGCGCCGGCATCGGCCTGCGCCCCGCCACGATGGCCCGGTTCCGGCAGTGGGGGATCTTCGACGCCGTCGCCAAAGTCAGTTCACCGAGCGACTACTTCGAAATCCTCACGGCCACCGGCGACCCGATCATGAAGGACAGCTGGCCGGAGTTCGGCGAAGAGAAGCACACGTACCTCATCCACCGCCGCGACTTCATCGAGGCCCTGCTCGGTGTGCTTCCCGAGGGCATGGTGCAGCTCGGCCACAGGTTGGAGACCATCCAGGACAAGGGCGGCCGCTCCGTCCTGACCTTTGCCAACGGCGAGACGGTCGAGGCCGACCTGGTGATCGGTGCCGACGGCATCAAGTCCACAGTGCGGGAGCAGCTCTTCAGCGACAAGGGCCCGGTGTTCTCCGGCGAGCACGCCTACCGGGTGGTGATCTCCGCCGACGACGCCCACGGCATGGTCGTGGACGACAACCTGCGGATGTACATCGGCAAGGGCACCAAGGTCTACCTGCTGCCGCTGCGGCACCGCAACCAGATGTCCTTTGACATCACTGCGCTGAACCCGGACGGGACCTGGGCCCCGGTGATCACGAAGGAAGAACTCCTGAAGACCGTGGACGGATTCGATGAGCGGATCGTGGCGATTGCCCGCGACCTGGACATGGACACCGTGAACATCCGTGCGGTCTACGACATCGACCCCGTGGACACCTGGCACACCGACTCAGTGGTCCTGATGGGCGATGCGGCGCATTCCATGCTGCACCACCAGGGCCAGGGCGCGAACTCGGCCATCGAGGACGCCGGAGCGCTGGCCGAGGCGCTCGCCCAAGCCGTTTCGGTGAAGGAGGCGCTGGCCTTGTTCCAGGCGACCCGCAAGCCGGTGACCGACGAGCTGCAGCGTATCTCCCGCCAAGGGTGGAGCGAGGAAGAGGTCAATGACGTCTTCCCGGGTCAGAAGCCCGCGTCCCAGCAGCCCGTCCAGGTGGAGGCCTAA